atcataTTCTGATTGTACTGGTCGCATAAGATGTTGTGGCCCTACAAGGAGCAATTTCTGGAGTCGTTTCTTCAATTCCTCGGTAACTTTCAAGTCTATCGTTTCAAAAGAGTTGATCACAACCACAGTTGCTTGTGGCAGCTTCTGTCCCATTTTATACAGCAGCTTTCCAAGCGGCGATTCTACGTCATCTCCAAGTGCAATTTCCTTCTGTATGTCCGATGCTCGGAATTCATTTGAGAATCCTGGGAGAAAGCCTAAAGTTTTGTCTTCttgtcctatatatatatatatatgtacattcaAAATTGAATAACACGAATGATGAATATATATTGTTCTACGTACATATTAATTCATGTACTTTTGACATAAGGGAAAGGgaagaagcaaaagaaaatatatacgTTATTACGTACCTTGCAGTTTCTCTTTAATTAGATCAGTCTCGATATGAAGAAGCAGCGAGCGTTGTCCAGAAATCCAAAAGGGCACCCAAGTGACATGCATTTTCTCGGCAATATCACCGGCAAACCAGAGAGGTGCATCCGAAATCAAACAGTTGAACTTGTGTCCTGTTGCTGCCTCCACCTCTTTGATTGCCTTCTCGAAGCTACCAAGTGCATTGTCAAGGAACAACTTAATTTGCTCAAGCAGAGGATTTCCGGATGAAGGGGGTGTGTAGCCATCTGGCAAACCATCCCATACGTTGTAAGGCTTTATATTACCAAATACCATGTTGCAGGAACCCAGGAAGAGGGAGCTATTTGATCTAGATATGTTGAAGAAGGTGAACTGCATATCGGGGGCCAGAGTTGAAATGGAACGTACAAATCGGAGAATAGAGGCGGGATGAGAAGTGAATGGAAATACTAAGACTGCAACATGTTGAGGACCAGTACCAGCAATTTTGTGGCTCATTTTGAAAACTTTCAAGCTAACTGAGAAGGGAAGTGATCGAAATGAAGATATATAGTTGACTATGAACGTTGGAAGGGGAGATATATAGGACTCAGATGCACATAGCATTCTTTTGCTCAATAATAGATCATTCACTACAGTGGCGTAGCCAGGAGGAATTTTGTTCACTTACATATAGTTACGATTCTACAAATTAAATAACCTAACTATGTATGtacaaattaattattattatcgaaatattaatagaaaataagaatgtaaaaaaaatatgaaatacaCTATAATATGTATGAgataaatcaaataaaaaaaagaaagacaaTAATGAGAAAATTTTATAAAGACATTAATCATTTGCTTCAATCCTATAATCTAGTTGAAAGTGAGTAATTTATTATCACATGGGTAAaatgaattaaattatttatattactcttaaataaaagtaaaaattatGCACTACGTATGGATAATTGGATATTCAATTGCATGTTGTTGTTGGTCCCTGGTAAGTGCTAACTGGTGGGTGACACCCTGgacataaaattaaattcaatcCTCTGGTCATGTCTTCATCGACGTTGAGAGTTATCTGCTCTTCCTCCGGTCGAGGGTTAGGTACATATGCTGTACATATCCTCCGGTCATGTCTTCATCGACACCTGGACATATGTACTTGTTTTTTTACACTCTTCTGATATCAATCTAAGGGTCTTGCTCATTAATAGATCATTCACTACAGTGGCGTAGCCACGAGGAATTTTGTTAACTATTTTACAAATTAAATaacctaattatatatgtacaaACTAATTATTATTATCGAAATATTAATAGAAAATAAGAATGTAAAAAACATATGAAATACACTATAGTATGTATGAGATAAatcaaataaaagaaagaaagacaataataagaaaattttataAAGACATTGATCATTTGCTTCAATCCTATAATCTAATCGAAAGTGagtaatttattattacatCATATGGATAAAATgaattaaattacttatattactctcaaataaaagtaaaaattatGCACTATACGTATGGATAATTGGATATTCAATAATTGCATGTTGTTGTTGGTCCCTGCTAAGTGCTAACTGGTGGGTGACACCCTGgacataaaattaaattcaatcCTCTGGTCATGTCTTCATCGACGTTGAGAGTTATCTGCTCTTCCTCCGGTCGAGGGTTAAGTACATATGCTGTACATATCCTCCGGTCATGTCTTCATCGACACCTGGACATATCTACTGGTTTTTTTACACCGGTCGAGGGTCTTGCTCATTAAATGTCTTCCCTAGCTCTGTTtcgcttttgttttcttccatTTCCTCAAAGAGTTATAGGTTCAGCATAACCACATTACATAGGGCAAACCATCTTAGTAATCTTCTCTGGCTTTGCTCTGTATGATCTTTTTTCTATATCTAAATAATAAATGTTGTAACGAtcttaaaatttcgagcataaaaaaaaatttagaatattaaagtcgtacaataccaaaacaatctcaacgaatctaaatcatttttaaatacacagcggatcattactgagttcataatacaactcagacaaccaattgttacaaaccaaattgtgaatcaacattacataaattggaaatgtaataatcctcacaatctctcacaactcacaaataaatcatCACAAGTTCTCACGCACAAATCCGtaatagaaacctcaccacaatcaagataatgaacaacttcgagtctccggagtcgtccttcgattcccactaatcgacacctgcagtagtatcccctacaccatcgaattggtgcaccgggattgtaaacacaaacccggtaagctttacagctcgtatgagtaaataaaacaatatatatcgCATATTAACATATACGACAATCGACAAatcaaaaaatataaatgcactcatgagtcaatggacggcccatctggttgtcccaaaaatattaacatatacgacaatccacaaatcaaaaaatataaatgcactcatgagtcaatggacggcccatctggttgtcccaaaaatatgaaaatgacagttctcatgagaaattgggcaacccctatgtttacccaaatgcatttataatacgggtactaatgagcgctggtacacttctgttacccctcaaatagtacaccgccgatgttgggcaacctcctcgctacccaacgcctgacattgggcaacctcctcgctacccaacgtaCGACATAgagcaacctcctcgctacccgatgtccaaaaatatgagtactcatgagccgataacccacctattacctctcatgcagtactccaGCAGACAgattagagctctaactgtatcgtaactttcgtccggccaaaggctaggttccgacatgccaaacacgtccgaagactagtccgaagacataaacacgtacaatatctACTccttattgtacaaatcgcatcaacatactcaatatataattctcatcaccattgtgattatattcacaaacgaaatcctaacagtatataatatagcaaactatatatatatatatatctatgtacctatttaccatttatacaatatatatataatccactttattatatacatgtcatatttcataaacacgtccgaagacaaaacgtttaacaattCTCAACGTTAataccacgtacaataatctactcattatttgtacaaatcgcATCACATACTCattatataattctcatcaccactgtgatcatattcCCAataaattcataacagtatataatataacaaaaaaaaaatatatatatatatatgtacttatttactatttatacaaatatatatatatatatatattccactatatcatatacatgtcgtattttaatatttaaaactcttgcaaagtcttgaatctccgcaagggtagattcgtaaatatgtgagatatTACTCAcattatcaactcgagcgtaattccacaatttccgaagataattcatttccttgatttattgatcaccttgaaaagataataaaagaatttagaaacgtttcgtaaacctttaaatgccgaaacagtaataatctgttactgttcagtaatttctggttttacgaagttactgttcactgtgtactattcatgtatttactgtacaaatacacatccttacgtattcctgtacgagtacatactgtttacgtatttctgtacgtacgaatactattcaaatgtaaatactgtctttgtaaatattaattactgatttacccttctgaaaattactttttacatttactaaaagtaatttatatttatatttaccgtatgtaaaataaatttacatttaccgtatgtaaaataaatttacatttaccgtacgtaaatcacttttacatttaccgcacgtaaaaataaattacaaaattacccttcagaaacactgttcacacgtggcggcgcatggggtacacgcgccacctccagcaggccgcgcgtggggcccacgcgctgaGCCTAAatccggcgcgtagcacgccaccgcc
This is a stretch of genomic DNA from Argentina anserina chromosome 4, drPotAnse1.1, whole genome shotgun sequence. It encodes these proteins:
- the LOC126791636 gene encoding anthocyanidin 3-O-galactosyltransferase F3GT1-like, whose amino-acid sequence is MSHKIAGTGPQHVAVLVFPFTSHPASILRFVRSISTLAPDMQFTFFNISRSNSSLFLGSCNMVFGNIKPYNVWDGLPDGYTPPSSGNPLLEQIKLFLDNALGSFEKAIKEVEAATGHKFNCLISDAPLWFAGDIAEKMHVTWVPFWISGQRSLLLHIETDLIKEKLQGQEDKTLGFLPGFSNEFRASDIQKEIALGDDVESPLGKLLYKMGQKLPQATVVVINSFETIDLKVTEELKKRLQKLLLVGPQHLMRPVQSEYDEEEEKEGGCLQWLDKQKPASVAYISFGSVGALPPMEVGALAEALEEGGFPFLWSFRGNQEHFPRGFIERTNKLSLGKVLPWVKQERILNHSSVGVHVTHCGWNSVLESITGGVPMIGRPSFADQNLHMRSVEIVWKIGVRIEGGVFSKTGAVKALEQALSLEQGKEMRQKIGILKQLAQEAVALKGRSAQDLKALVEIITSSNLDNQVNPV